The uncultured Methanobrevibacter sp. genome has a segment encoding these proteins:
- a CDS encoding transcription elongation factor Spt5 produces MEDTNSSIYALKTSAGQERNVARLLARKARTIDGIGISSILVPESLKGYILVESSTKIDLRNPDLKVQHLRGVVEGSVGITFEEVKRFLKPEPIISSIQKGSIVELISGPFKGERAKVVRIDESREEVVLELIEAAVPIPVTVKADQIRIIQKEAD; encoded by the coding sequence ATGGAAGATACTAACAGTTCCATATATGCTCTTAAGACCTCTGCAGGTCAAGAAAGAAATGTTGCCAGACTTCTAGCACGTAAAGCTAGAACCATTGATGGCATAGGCATTTCATCAATTCTTGTTCCAGAATCTTTAAAAGGATATATCTTAGTTGAATCTTCAACCAAAATAGATCTCAGAAACCCTGACTTAAAGGTACAACATTTAAGAGGGGTTGTTGAAGGTAGTGTTGGAATTACCTTCGAAGAAGTAAAAAGATTCTTAAAGCCAGAACCTATTATTTCCTCAATCCAAAAAGGAAGTATTGTTGAGCTTATTTCTGGTCCATTTAAAGGTGAAAGAGCAAAAGTGGTTCGTATTGATGAATCACGTGAAGAAGTCGTTCTTGAGTTAATAGAAGCGGCAGTACCTATTCCGGTTACTGTAAAAGCTGATCAAATTAGAATAATTCAAAAGGAGGCTGACTGA
- a CDS encoding 50S ribosomal protein L10: MAHVAEWKKEEVKELIGLIGQYDVIGIVDLMNIPAKQLQEMRKSLNGKAVIRMSKKNLIDLAFEDCNAEKTNIVDLSEHMDGQVALIATEMNPFKLYKILEDSKTSAPAKPGSIATDDIIVPEGDTGFEPGPFLGELQQVGIPAKIDKGKICVQKETVVVAAGEEVSKQVAATLSRMDINPMEVGIDLKAVYEEGSVYTSDLLAIDEEQTLADVQNAFRNAFNLSVNAAIPTDETISTIITLAYTRAINVGVEAAIMTSETSEPIIGLAQAKMLALASEVADAPGAIDDELAEKLSNVAVAAAPVVEEVVEEEEEEEEEEESSEEEAAAGLGALFG, encoded by the coding sequence ATGGCTCATGTTGCTGAATGGAAAAAGGAAGAAGTTAAAGAGCTAATCGGTTTAATCGGTCAATACGATGTAATCGGTATTGTTGACTTAATGAACATTCCTGCTAAACAGCTCCAAGAAATGAGAAAATCATTAAATGGTAAAGCTGTTATCAGAATGTCCAAGAAAAACCTTATTGATTTAGCTTTTGAAGATTGCAATGCTGAAAAAACCAACATTGTTGATTTGTCTGAACATATGGATGGTCAAGTTGCACTTATCGCAACTGAAATGAACCCTTTCAAATTATACAAAATATTAGAAGACAGCAAAACCTCAGCTCCTGCAAAACCAGGATCTATTGCAACTGATGATATTATTGTACCTGAAGGGGACACCGGTTTTGAACCAGGTCCATTCTTAGGTGAATTACAACAAGTCGGAATTCCTGCAAAAATTGACAAAGGAAAAATATGCGTTCAAAAAGAAACTGTTGTAGTAGCAGCTGGTGAAGAAGTATCCAAACAAGTTGCAGCAACATTATCAAGAATGGATATTAATCCTATGGAAGTAGGAATTGATTTAAAAGCAGTATATGAAGAAGGATCTGTTTATACTTCTGATTTACTAGCAATCGATGAAGAACAAACATTAGCTGACGTACAAAATGCATTCAGAAATGCATTCAACTTATCTGTTAACGCAGCTATCCCTACTGATGAAACTATTTCCACTATCATTACTCTTGCATACACCAGAGCAATCAATGTCGGTGTAGAAGCAGCTATAATGACTTCCGAAACTTCAGAACCAATCATTGGTTTAGCACAAGCTAAGATGTTAGCATTAGCATCCGAAGTTGCAGATGCACCTGGTGCTATTGACGATGAATTAGCTGAAAAACTTTCCAATGTTGCTGTAGCAGCTGCTCCAGTAGTAGAAGAAGTTGTTGAAGAAGAAGAGGAAGAAGAGGAAGAAGAAGAAAGTAGTGAAGAAGAAGCAGCAGCTGGGTTAGGAGCTCTCTTCGGGTAA
- a CDS encoding 50S ribosomal protein L11, with translation MAKDTVEVLIEGGTATPGPPLGPALGPLGINMMQVVEEINKKSADFAGMKVPVIISVDRDTKEFEIEIGTPPTTALIMEELGIEKASHEPGLDIINDVPIETALKIARMKFDSLLANDYKAGVKEVMGTCVSMGLSVDGKDPREAQKDVDAGVYDDILLE, from the coding sequence ATGGCTAAAGATACAGTCGAAGTTCTTATCGAAGGTGGAACCGCTACTCCAGGACCACCATTAGGACCTGCTTTAGGACCTCTCGGTATTAACATGATGCAAGTTGTTGAAGAAATCAACAAAAAAAGTGCTGACTTTGCAGGAATGAAAGTACCTGTAATCATCAGTGTTGACAGAGATACCAAAGAATTCGAAATTGAAATTGGTACTCCACCAACCACTGCACTCATCATGGAAGAATTAGGCATCGAAAAAGCTTCTCATGAACCAGGTTTAGACATCATCAATGATGTCCCTATCGAAACCGCTTTAAAAATCGCTAGAATGAAATTCGATTCATTACTCGCTAACGATTACAAAGCAGGCGTCAAAGAAGTTATGGGAACCTGTGTAAGTATGGGATTATCTGTTGATGGTAAAGACCCAAGAGAAGCACAAAAAGACGTAGATGCTGGAGTATACGACGATATTTTATTAGAATAA
- the rpl12p gene encoding 50S ribosomal protein P1, producing MEYIYAAMILHSAEKDINEENVKSIIEAAGIEADDARIKALIAALEDVDIDEAMETTAMAAAAPAAAPAAAEAAEEEEEEEEEEEEASEEEAAAGLGALFG from the coding sequence ATGGAATACATATATGCGGCAATGATTTTGCACAGTGCAGAAAAAGATATTAACGAAGAAAATGTTAAAAGTATTATTGAAGCAGCAGGAATTGAAGCTGATGATGCTAGAATCAAAGCTTTAATCGCAGCTTTAGAAGACGTTGACATCGACGAAGCTATGGAAACTACTGCAATGGCAGCAGCAGCACCTGCAGCTGCACCTGCAGCAGCTGAAGCAGCTGAAGAAGAAGAGGAAGAAGAAGAGGAAGAAGAAGAAGCTTCTGAAGAAGAAGCAGCAGCTGGATTAGGTGCTCTCTTCGGATAG
- a CDS encoding DUF2283 domain-containing protein: protein MIRKEFKVTTEYEESLDIYTITVDEDFEFGKSLEVEDGVILDFDKNNIPISIEILDISKRLDIEKKEVASSTIDMKIVCTGELLEISIVFVYMVHDEKFEKTIDSKLINTFEVPQIELATA, encoded by the coding sequence ATGATTAGGAAAGAATTTAAAGTAACAACTGAATATGAGGAATCATTGGACATTTATACCATCACTGTAGATGAAGATTTTGAATTTGGTAAATCATTAGAGGTAGAAGATGGCGTTATTTTGGATTTTGATAAAAATAATATTCCCATATCCATTGAAATTTTAGATATTTCTAAACGTTTAGATATTGAAAAAAAGGAAGTTGCTTCCTCAACTATTGACATGAAGATTGTTTGCACTGGTGAACTACTGGAAATATCAATTGTATTTGTCTATATGGTTCATGATGAGAAATTTGAAAAAACTATTGACTCAAAGCTAATTAACACATTTGAAGTTCCTCAAATTGAATTGGCTACCGCATAG
- the alaS gene encoding alanine--tRNA ligase, with the protein MVEIFDELGYKKQTCKTCGQEFYSQVDRDTCGDAPCDEYEFIANPATDKPYNLYEIQKVFREFLESEGHTHVHRYPVLAKRWRDDVFLVGASIFCFQPWITSGLVKPPANPIEMAQPSIRLNDVDNVGRTGRHMTCFTMGTHTVINKEDDFIYWEDRTIELCHKFFEHIGINTEEITFIKSWWSGGGNEGPCYEVCCRGVELATLVFIQYETLEDGSKKEIPIKVVDTGYGLERIAWISQGTPTAYDACFAPVVDKLKELTGVEINEDIQGRNAQIAGMMDIEDIGDLKELRQQVADSLDLTLEEYLKAAEPMEAIYIIADHTRCLAFMIADGIIPSNVKEGYLARLVLRRTIRFMKELDMKESLADVMAIQLDFLSKFYPEIRDSEEHIMNIITLEEERYASTVKKGKSIVKRAIKRLKKEGKSEMPLEMLIDLYDAHGMPPETVVEMAGDDFTVNVPDNFFTQVAGAHEKDTSNKKSTFKVDYPETDLLFYKDFYQEEFEAEVLGLVEKDGDKCLIFDKTTFYPEGGGQPSDIGEVSIDGNAFKIKHAEKIDNVVLHHVDGDITDDVVGKNATGKIDWNRRITLARHHTGTHLVIAAARKVLGQHIWQAGSQNELTRARIDLSHYKRITQEELNEIEKLANEYVMQNIELDIKFHTRDEAQELYGFVLYQGGIVPGKMIRVVKIPGVDVQACAGTHVMRTGVVGPIKINKTERVQDGVERIDFSAGLAAIDSMQHDSELLRESSGIFKVENDQLPKTCDRFFSEWKAQKNEIDRLKSEIASLKMNSLADEYDEINGLKVVHQLIEADFKELQKMATDFTDNGKADVVIMGNNDGKIVGAASQNAIDSGVKINEIIKTAAGVLGGGGGGRLTLAQGAGKNADKMDEAIQTAVDLI; encoded by the coding sequence ATGGTAGAAATTTTTGACGAACTTGGTTATAAAAAACAAACTTGTAAAACTTGCGGACAGGAGTTTTACTCACAAGTCGACCGTGACACCTGTGGGGACGCTCCATGTGATGAGTACGAGTTTATTGCAAATCCTGCAACCGACAAACCGTACAACTTATATGAAATCCAGAAAGTTTTTAGAGAATTTTTAGAAAGCGAAGGACACACTCATGTCCACAGATATCCCGTTCTTGCCAAAAGGTGGAGGGATGATGTATTTCTGGTTGGCGCATCCATTTTCTGTTTCCAGCCTTGGATTACCTCAGGTCTTGTTAAGCCGCCGGCTAACCCAATCGAAATGGCTCAGCCTTCAATCAGACTCAACGATGTTGATAATGTCGGACGTACAGGAAGACACATGACCTGCTTTACAATGGGAACCCACACTGTAATCAACAAGGAAGATGACTTCATCTACTGGGAAGACAGAACCATTGAACTGTGCCACAAATTCTTTGAACATATAGGCATCAACACCGAAGAGATAACATTCATCAAATCCTGGTGGAGTGGTGGAGGTAATGAAGGTCCATGTTATGAGGTATGCTGCCGTGGAGTGGAACTCGCTACCCTTGTATTCATCCAATATGAAACCCTTGAAGACGGATCCAAAAAGGAAATTCCTATCAAGGTTGTGGATACCGGTTACGGACTTGAACGTATCGCATGGATTTCACAGGGAACCCCAACAGCATACGATGCATGTTTCGCACCTGTGGTTGACAAGCTCAAGGAGTTGACAGGTGTTGAAATCAATGAGGACATTCAGGGAAGAAACGCCCAGATTGCAGGTATGATGGATATTGAGGATATCGGGGATTTAAAAGAGTTAAGACAACAGGTTGCTGACAGTCTTGATTTGACACTTGAGGAATATCTGAAGGCCGCCGAACCTATGGAAGCGATCTATATCATAGCAGACCATACCAGATGTCTGGCATTCATGATTGCCGACGGTATCATTCCGTCAAACGTCAAGGAAGGTTACCTTGCAAGACTTGTTTTGAGAAGAACCATCCGTTTCATGAAGGAATTGGACATGAAGGAATCTCTTGCAGACGTAATGGCAATTCAACTGGATTTCCTATCAAAATTCTACCCTGAAATTCGTGATTCAGAAGAACATATCATGAACATCATCACTTTAGAGGAAGAAAGATATGCATCAACAGTCAAAAAAGGTAAAAGCATCGTTAAAAGAGCAATCAAAAGGCTTAAAAAAGAAGGAAAATCAGAAATGCCTCTTGAAATGCTCATTGACTTGTATGATGCTCACGGTATGCCTCCAGAAACTGTTGTTGAAATGGCAGGCGATGACTTTACCGTAAATGTTCCTGACAACTTCTTTACCCAGGTTGCAGGAGCACACGAAAAGGACACCTCCAACAAGAAGTCCACATTCAAAGTTGACTATCCTGAAACAGACTTACTGTTCTATAAAGATTTCTACCAAGAAGAATTTGAAGCTGAAGTTTTAGGACTGGTTGAAAAGGATGGGGACAAATGCCTAATCTTTGATAAAACAACATTCTATCCTGAAGGAGGAGGTCAACCTTCCGATATCGGTGAAGTTTCCATTGATGGAAATGCATTTAAAATAAAACATGCTGAAAAGATAGACAATGTTGTGCTGCATCATGTGGATGGAGACATAACTGATGATGTTGTCGGCAAGAATGCCACTGGTAAAATCGATTGGAACAGAAGAATAACCCTTGCACGCCACCACACAGGAACTCACCTTGTTATTGCGGCTGCAAGAAAAGTCCTCGGTCAGCACATTTGGCAGGCAGGTTCACAAAACGAGCTCACACGTGCACGTATTGACCTTTCACACTACAAACGTATCACTCAAGAGGAGCTAAACGAAATCGAGAAGCTTGCAAACGAATACGTGATGCAGAACATCGAACTCGACATCAAGTTCCACACCCGTGACGAGGCACAGGAACTATACGGATTCGTGCTCTACCAGGGTGGTATCGTACCGGGCAAAATGATTCGTGTCGTTAAAATCCCTGGCGTTGACGTGCAGGCATGTGCAGGAACACATGTGATGAGAACCGGTGTTGTTGGACCGATTAAAATCAACAAGACCGAAAGGGTGCAGGACGGTGTTGAAAGGATTGACTTTTCAGCAGGTCTTGCAGCAATCGATTCCATGCAGCACGATTCAGAGCTTTTACGTGAAAGTTCAGGAATATTCAAGGTTGAAAACGACCAGCTGCCTAAAACCTGTGACAGATTCTTCTCCGAATGGAAGGCACAGAAAAATGAAATCGACCGTCTGAAATCCGAAATCGCATCATTGAAGATGAACTCTCTTGCAGATGAGTATGATGAAATCAACGGTTTGAAGGTTGTCCATCAATTGATTGAGGCAGACTTCAAGGAACTTCAAAAGATGGCAACCGACTTTACAGACAACGGCAAGGCAGATGTTGTCATCATGGGAAACAATGATGGTAAAATCGTTGGTGCAGCTTCACAAAATGCCATTGACAGTGGAGTCAAGATCAATGAAATCATCAAGACTGCTGCAGGTGTTTTAGGTGGTGGCGGTGGAGGCCGTCTGACCTTGGCACAGGGTGCAGGTAAGAATGCAGACAAGATGGATGAAGCTATCCAGACTGCAGTTGATTTAATTTAA
- a CDS encoding 50S ribosomal protein L1: protein MTQDVVNAVKEAKEQSKPRNFTESVDIIINIRDLDVKKPENRFNEEVTLPNGRGKDVKIGVIADGELIVQAKNAGLDVVINKQDLEEFGKDRKAAKKMANSVDFLVAQADMMPLVGRFLGPVLGPRGKMPKPVPASIKLDPLLERLQSTVKVGVKQQPSIQIVVGSQDMSDEDIAENVETVLTVLDRNLEKGRSQIKSMFIKTTMGPVVRVI, encoded by the coding sequence ATGACACAAGATGTAGTTAACGCGGTGAAGGAGGCTAAAGAACAATCTAAGCCGAGAAACTTCACTGAGTCCGTAGATATTATTATTAATATCCGTGACTTAGATGTCAAAAAACCAGAAAATAGGTTTAATGAGGAAGTTACTCTTCCTAACGGCCGTGGCAAAGATGTTAAAATCGGAGTCATTGCTGATGGGGAACTCATTGTTCAAGCTAAAAATGCTGGTCTTGACGTTGTAATTAACAAACAGGATTTAGAAGAGTTCGGAAAAGACAGAAAAGCAGCTAAAAAAATGGCTAACTCTGTTGATTTCTTAGTAGCTCAAGCTGATATGATGCCACTCGTAGGTAGATTCCTCGGTCCAGTTTTAGGTCCACGTGGAAAAATGCCTAAACCAGTGCCAGCAAGTATCAAATTAGATCCTCTTTTAGAAAGATTACAAAGTACTGTCAAAGTAGGTGTAAAACAACAACCAAGTATTCAGATTGTTGTTGGAAGCCAAGACATGTCAGACGAGGATATAGCTGAAAATGTGGAAACTGTTCTAACAGTCTTAGACCGCAATTTAGAAAAAGGAAGAAGTCAAATAAAGTCCATGTTTATTAAAACAACTATGGGACCAGTAGTGAGGGTGATCTAA